A window from Exiguobacterium marinum DSM 16307 encodes these proteins:
- the asnS gene encoding asparagine--tRNA ligase, with the protein MTTISINQFKDYEGQTVRVGAWIANKRSSGKIAFLQLRDGSGFAQAVVVKADVAEELFTLAKGVTQETSVWVTGNVKSDGGRTPLGFELEVSDLEVIAESVDYPITPKEHGTEFLMDNRHLWLRSRRQHAIMKVRNEIIRATYEFFNKEGFVKIDPPILTSSAPEGTTELFETDYFGQSAYLSQTGQLYMEAAAMALGKVFSFGPTFRAEKSKTRRHLIEFWMIEPEMAFFDHDMSLEIQEQYVSYIAQSALTNCKNELELLGRDLEKLAQVKAPFPRVRYEDAITFLKSEGFDDIEFGDDFGAPHETAIANAHDQPVFITHWPKEIKPFYMKVDPENPELVLCADLIAPEGYGEIIGGSQREDDYDRLKEEIIKEGLDETDAYDWYLELRQYGSVPHSGFGLGLERTVAWISGIEHIREAIPFPRLLNRIHP; encoded by the coding sequence ATGACAACAATTTCGATTAACCAATTTAAAGACTATGAAGGCCAAACGGTCCGTGTAGGGGCCTGGATTGCTAACAAACGATCAAGCGGGAAGATTGCGTTCCTCCAACTACGTGATGGGAGCGGATTTGCTCAAGCAGTCGTCGTGAAAGCTGATGTTGCTGAAGAATTGTTCACCCTCGCTAAAGGCGTGACACAAGAGACTTCTGTATGGGTAACAGGTAACGTCAAATCGGACGGTGGACGTACACCACTCGGATTTGAGTTAGAAGTGTCAGATTTAGAAGTGATTGCGGAGTCAGTGGATTACCCAATCACACCAAAAGAGCACGGAACGGAATTCTTGATGGACAATCGTCATTTATGGCTCCGTTCACGTCGCCAACACGCGATTATGAAAGTTCGTAATGAAATCATTCGTGCGACATATGAATTCTTCAACAAAGAAGGATTCGTCAAAATCGATCCGCCAATCCTTACGAGCAGTGCACCGGAAGGCACGACAGAGTTGTTCGAGACAGACTACTTCGGTCAATCAGCCTACCTCTCGCAGACGGGTCAATTGTATATGGAAGCCGCTGCAATGGCGCTCGGTAAAGTATTCTCATTCGGTCCGACGTTCCGTGCGGAAAAATCAAAAACACGTCGTCACTTGATCGAGTTCTGGATGATTGAGCCAGAGATGGCATTCTTCGATCACGACATGAGCCTCGAGATTCAAGAACAATACGTCTCCTACATCGCGCAATCAGCGCTTACGAACTGTAAGAACGAGCTTGAACTTCTCGGACGTGACCTTGAAAAATTGGCGCAAGTGAAGGCACCATTCCCACGTGTCCGTTATGAGGATGCAATAACATTCTTAAAATCAGAAGGGTTCGATGATATCGAATTCGGCGACGATTTTGGTGCACCACATGAGACGGCGATTGCCAACGCACACGATCAACCGGTATTCATCACGCACTGGCCAAAAGAAATCAAACCGTTTTACATGAAAGTGGACCCGGAAAACCCAGAACTCGTTCTGTGTGCAGATTTGATTGCACCAGAAGGATATGGAGAAATCATCGGGGGATCTCAACGTGAGGACGACTACGATCGTCTAAAAGAAGAGATCATCAAAGAAGGTCTTGACGAAACAGATGCTTACGATTGGTACCTCGAACTCCGTCAATACGGTTCGGTCCCTCATTCTGGTTTCGGACTCGGGCTCGAGCGTACGGTCGCTTGGATTAGTGGAATCGAACACATCCGTGAAGCGATCCCGTTCCCACGTCTATTAAACCGAATCCACCCTTAA
- a CDS encoding pyridoxal phosphate-dependent aminotransferase yields MDHLLAKRVKQLTPSTTLAITAKAKALKASGKDVIGLGAGEPDFNTPERIIDAACQAARDGDTKYTPSGGTVALKDAIIEKTKRDSGLSFERNEVMVASGAKHALYALFQAILDEGDEVIVPTPYWVSYPEQIKLADGEPVLVDTNEETSFKLTPNQLENAITARTKAVILNSPSNPTGMIYTKEELQALADVVLRHNLLVVSDEIYEKLIYGDAEFVSIATLPNMRERTIIINGVSKSHAMTGWRIGYAVGDAKIIGAMTNLASHSTSNPTSLAQAAAVEAYNGPQDDVEMMRQSFEERLEIVYDRLVKIPGITCLKPQGAFYLYANAKVAATESGYDTVDDWCEAVLEEANVALVPGSGFGQDDYVRLSYATELKRVLEALDRVEDFVTKRAR; encoded by the coding sequence ATGGATCATCTATTAGCGAAACGAGTGAAACAACTTACGCCATCGACAACGTTAGCAATCACAGCTAAAGCAAAGGCGCTCAAGGCTTCGGGCAAAGACGTCATTGGTCTTGGGGCGGGTGAGCCGGATTTCAATACTCCGGAACGAATCATTGATGCTGCTTGTCAAGCGGCTCGAGATGGGGATACAAAATACACGCCATCTGGCGGGACGGTCGCGTTGAAAGATGCCATCATCGAAAAGACGAAACGCGATAGTGGATTGTCGTTCGAACGCAACGAGGTGATGGTCGCTTCTGGTGCGAAACATGCCCTTTATGCTTTGTTCCAAGCCATTCTAGATGAAGGGGACGAAGTGATTGTCCCGACACCGTATTGGGTCAGTTACCCAGAACAAATCAAATTGGCGGACGGAGAGCCTGTCCTAGTCGATACGAATGAAGAGACGTCATTTAAATTGACGCCAAATCAACTCGAGAATGCGATTACAGCTCGCACGAAGGCCGTTATCTTAAACAGTCCTTCGAATCCAACGGGAATGATTTATACGAAAGAAGAGCTACAGGCACTCGCCGATGTCGTTCTTCGACACAACCTTCTCGTTGTGAGCGATGAGATTTATGAAAAATTGATTTACGGTGATGCGGAATTCGTATCGATTGCCACACTCCCAAATATGCGCGAACGTACCATCATCATCAATGGTGTATCGAAGTCTCATGCGATGACAGGTTGGCGGATTGGTTACGCTGTTGGTGATGCTAAAATTATTGGTGCGATGACGAATTTGGCTTCACATTCGACGTCGAACCCGACGTCTCTCGCCCAAGCGGCTGCAGTGGAAGCTTATAACGGCCCACAGGATGATGTGGAAATGATGCGTCAATCGTTTGAAGAACGACTTGAAATCGTCTATGATCGTCTCGTCAAAATCCCTGGAATCACATGTTTGAAACCGCAAGGCGCATTTTACTTATATGCCAATGCAAAAGTTGCCGCGACAGAGAGCGGATACGATACAGTAGATGATTGGTGTGAGGCTGTTCTCGAAGAGGCGAACGTGGCACTCGTGCCAGGTTCTGGTTTTGGACAGGACGATTACGTACGATTATCATATGCTACTGAATTAAAACGCGTTTTAGAAGCGCTCGATCGAGTAGAAGACTTCGTTACGAAGCGCGCTCGATAA
- a CDS encoding YpmA family protein yields MNSNIETLASVRIEPTADVYKIVDLLNRTLKSQDLMFGLSLEKKVNDPKKEEMVFTIYRTE; encoded by the coding sequence ATGAATTCGAATATCGAGACGCTTGCAAGCGTACGCATCGAACCGACGGCGGACGTCTATAAGATTGTCGATTTATTGAATCGTACTTTAAAAAGTCAAGATTTGATGTTCGGACTTTCACTTGAGAAGAAAGTGAATGATCCAAAGAAGGAAGAGATGGTTTTCACCATCTATCGTACAGAATGA
- the dinG gene encoding ATP-dependent DNA helicase DinG, which yields MDTYVIVDIETTGHSVKSGDELIEFAAVVVRDGEVIERYSTLIRPSRPIPPFITQLTTISDDDVSDAPTFEDVIPDIWKMLDGRVFVAHNVAFDLTFLNESLEQAGYLPFQGRAIDTVELARILYPTLESHALEALSDTFNLIHTDAHRALSDADATAELFIRMLDRLRDLPMVTLKKLRVLSESWTSHIEPLFDELILEVGIRPDDESRFDIHRKIALHRPTDGFVPAEDREPFEPFLLRTIEETIPSLFEQFEPRQSQFEMMRHVYKALDDEETLLVEAGTGTGKTLAYLIPSAHHALETKRPVVISTHTIQLQEQLLNRDLPVLRQIFPEIEFTLLKGRRNYIDLRKFEMILDESNDGLLVAMCKAMVLVWLTETETGDLEELSFPGSATQGPASFKRLIQADASSEFGRFDPWYSRDFFTKAVLRSKEADLIVTNHALLFSDLQHQAGILPTDTPLVLDEAHQVEEVASHHFGVTFDAIQFDRLFKWFGYGADGKFHSRIIQLADLTSVTEEAEAFSQQIDSSLAKVEEELEDLLTALQSLGKKKEPRQTVRFERESSSFSPIREVANRLEDKLRTLRTSLRHLHRLLDERKEHMTFKQRALLGDLKTLIGDVRELESVIYETMLTRDDDAVSWVELNLGNRKLTSVYTQPVEIGPLLHERLFKKRPTILTSATMTVSGKFSFMERRLGLEGEPIRRVVLPSPFNFKEQAKLFIPSDFPLINDVPLAQFVDQTAQSIVQIANVTKGRMLVLFTSNELLRLTYEQVKDHLDPSYTLLAQGVSGGSRSRLTKQFKRMEQSILFGTASFWEGVDIPGEALTCLVIVRLPFAPPDQPIMQARSEKIESIGKSPFFELSLPQAVIRFKQGIGRLIRSKGDYGAIFVFDRRVETTRYGKQFINSLPKVDRIEGTLDTSLSELELFLDEKEKSVTRNDR from the coding sequence ATGGACACGTATGTGATTGTGGATATAGAGACGACGGGACATTCCGTTAAGTCCGGTGATGAATTGATTGAGTTTGCAGCGGTCGTCGTACGAGATGGTGAAGTGATTGAGCGCTACAGCACCTTGATTCGACCGAGTCGACCAATCCCACCTTTTATTACGCAATTAACAACGATTAGTGATGATGACGTAAGTGATGCACCGACATTCGAAGATGTGATTCCCGACATTTGGAAGATGTTAGATGGTCGGGTATTTGTCGCGCATAACGTCGCCTTTGATTTAACTTTTTTAAACGAGAGTCTTGAACAAGCTGGATATCTTCCATTTCAAGGACGAGCGATTGATACGGTAGAATTGGCTCGTATTCTTTACCCGACATTGGAGAGCCATGCGCTAGAAGCATTATCCGATACATTTAACCTCATACATACAGACGCGCATCGGGCACTTAGTGATGCCGACGCGACAGCCGAGCTTTTCATCCGGATGCTCGACCGATTACGCGATTTACCTATGGTGACATTGAAGAAACTTCGCGTCTTGTCTGAGTCGTGGACAAGCCACATCGAACCGTTATTTGATGAATTGATTTTGGAGGTTGGGATTCGACCGGACGACGAGTCACGCTTTGATATACATCGAAAAATTGCGCTACATCGACCGACAGACGGATTTGTTCCGGCCGAAGATCGCGAACCGTTTGAACCGTTCCTACTTCGCACGATTGAAGAGACGATACCGTCACTTTTTGAGCAGTTCGAGCCGAGACAAAGTCAATTTGAAATGATGCGACACGTCTATAAAGCGTTAGATGACGAGGAGACGTTATTGGTTGAAGCCGGAACCGGGACAGGAAAGACGTTGGCGTATTTGATTCCGAGTGCCCATCATGCACTCGAGACGAAAAGACCAGTTGTTATTAGTACGCATACGATACAATTGCAAGAACAATTACTAAATCGAGATTTACCGGTACTTCGCCAAATTTTTCCTGAGATTGAATTTACACTTTTAAAAGGAAGACGAAACTATATCGATTTACGTAAGTTTGAGATGATACTAGATGAATCAAATGACGGACTCTTGGTAGCGATGTGTAAAGCGATGGTCCTCGTATGGCTGACGGAAACGGAGACTGGAGATTTAGAAGAGCTCTCCTTTCCAGGATCTGCGACGCAAGGTCCCGCCTCGTTCAAACGTTTGATTCAAGCCGATGCTTCGAGTGAATTCGGTCGATTTGACCCATGGTATAGTCGTGACTTTTTCACAAAAGCTGTGCTTCGCTCAAAAGAAGCAGACTTGATTGTAACGAATCATGCTTTGTTGTTCTCCGACTTACAACATCAGGCAGGTATTTTGCCAACCGATACACCACTCGTCCTAGACGAGGCGCATCAAGTCGAAGAAGTAGCTTCGCATCACTTTGGTGTAACGTTTGACGCTATCCAATTTGATCGGTTATTCAAGTGGTTCGGATATGGCGCGGATGGAAAATTCCATTCTCGCATCATTCAGCTGGCGGACTTGACATCCGTCACCGAAGAGGCGGAAGCGTTTAGCCAACAGATTGATTCATCACTCGCCAAGGTCGAAGAAGAACTTGAAGACCTCCTGACGGCGCTTCAATCGTTAGGGAAGAAAAAAGAACCACGACAAACGGTTCGTTTTGAACGGGAAAGCTCATCGTTCAGCCCGATTCGTGAGGTGGCGAATCGATTAGAGGACAAGCTTCGGACGCTCAGAACGTCACTTAGGCATTTGCATCGACTCCTTGATGAACGGAAAGAGCATATGACGTTTAAACAACGCGCGCTCTTAGGTGATTTAAAAACACTAATCGGGGATGTTCGAGAACTTGAGAGTGTCATCTATGAAACAATGTTGACACGAGACGATGATGCAGTCAGTTGGGTCGAGTTGAATTTAGGTAACCGAAAGTTGACCTCGGTATATACGCAACCGGTTGAAATTGGACCGTTGTTACATGAACGGCTGTTTAAGAAGAGACCGACGATTTTAACATCGGCGACGATGACGGTCTCTGGTAAGTTTAGTTTTATGGAGCGACGGCTCGGGTTAGAAGGTGAGCCAATCCGAAGAGTCGTATTACCTTCACCGTTTAACTTTAAAGAACAAGCCAAGTTGTTTATCCCATCAGATTTCCCGTTGATTAACGATGTACCGCTTGCACAGTTTGTCGACCAGACGGCGCAATCGATTGTTCAAATTGCGAACGTGACAAAAGGACGAATGCTTGTCCTCTTCACATCGAATGAGTTGTTACGTTTGACTTACGAACAAGTAAAAGATCACCTCGACCCGTCTTATACGCTCCTCGCACAAGGTGTCAGCGGAGGCTCTCGTAGCCGATTGACGAAACAGTTCAAGCGGATGGAACAATCCATTCTCTTTGGGACAGCAAGTTTTTGGGAAGGTGTCGACATTCCGGGAGAGGCGTTGACGTGCCTGGTCATTGTTCGACTACCATTCGCTCCACCGGATCAGCCTATCATGCAAGCCCGTTCAGAAAAAATTGAGTCGATAGGGAAATCGCCATTCTTTGAACTATCACTCCCTCAAGCCGTCATTCGATTTAAACAAGGTATCGGTCGATTGATTCGATCAAAAGGGGATTACGGGGCAATTTTTGTATTTGATCGTCGTGTGGAGACGACCCGTTATGGCAAACAGTTTATCAATAGTTTGCCAAAAGTCGATCGAATCGAAGGAACGTTAGATACCTCTCTGTCTGAGTTGGAATTGTTCTTAGATGAGAAAGAAAAGTCTGTAACACGAAATGATAGATAA
- the panD gene encoding aspartate 1-decarboxylase yields the protein MIRTFMHAKLHKATVTEANLHYVGSITIDEDLMDAVGIMENEHVHITNNHNGARIETYVIKGERGSGVICLNGAAARHFQVGDVVIIMAYGQMTAEEANTHRPKVAVLNEQNEVDQLLYEEIAHTIL from the coding sequence ATGATTCGAACATTTATGCACGCTAAGCTTCATAAGGCAACGGTGACAGAAGCAAACTTACACTACGTCGGTTCGATTACAATCGATGAAGATTTGATGGACGCTGTAGGCATCATGGAAAATGAGCATGTGCACATCACAAATAACCATAACGGGGCACGCATTGAGACGTATGTCATCAAAGGAGAACGTGGATCTGGTGTGATTTGTTTGAATGGAGCGGCAGCACGCCATTTCCAAGTCGGTGATGTCGTCATTATTATGGCGTACGGTCAAATGACTGCGGAAGAGGCAAATACGCACCGTCCAAAAGTTGCTGTATTGAACGAGCAAAACGAGGTAGATCAACTTCTTTACGAAGAGATTGCCCATACAATTTTGTGA
- the panC gene encoding pantoate--beta-alanine ligase, with amino-acid sequence MKIVSTVEELRHALPFNQTIGFVPTMGYLHEGHMSLVENARRENDFVVMSIFVNPTQFGPNEDLDRYPRDFKRDEKLAREAGVDLLFYPVTETMYPIDMARVSIRKGADVLCGASRPGHFDGVLTIVSKLFNLVQPTRAYFGLKDAQQVALIEGYVRDYFVPVEIRRCPIIREETGLAKSSRNVYLSDVEKEEASQIFKALRAARETLEAGLEIEEVKRQLTVRLNEIPNSQIDYVELVDYPTLGIASNDSDELLLAVAVQFERARLIDNVIWKKG; translated from the coding sequence ATGAAGATTGTATCGACTGTCGAAGAATTACGTCACGCTTTACCGTTTAATCAAACCATCGGCTTTGTTCCGACGATGGGTTATTTACATGAAGGTCATATGAGTCTCGTCGAAAATGCGCGTCGCGAAAATGACTTTGTTGTCATGAGTATCTTTGTTAACCCGACTCAGTTCGGTCCGAACGAAGACCTCGATCGTTATCCACGAGATTTTAAACGAGATGAAAAGTTGGCTCGAGAAGCAGGTGTCGACCTTCTGTTCTATCCGGTGACGGAAACGATGTATCCAATCGATATGGCACGCGTTTCCATTCGAAAGGGAGCTGACGTACTGTGCGGAGCGAGTCGTCCTGGTCACTTTGATGGTGTATTGACAATCGTTTCTAAATTATTTAATCTTGTTCAACCGACACGTGCGTACTTCGGTCTAAAAGATGCCCAGCAAGTAGCTCTCATTGAAGGCTATGTCCGAGATTACTTTGTGCCGGTCGAGATTCGACGTTGCCCGATTATTCGTGAGGAGACAGGACTTGCCAAGTCTTCTCGAAACGTGTATTTGTCTGACGTCGAAAAAGAAGAGGCGAGTCAAATCTTTAAAGCGCTGAGGGCAGCAAGAGAAACGCTTGAGGCAGGTCTTGAGATTGAAGAAGTGAAACGACAACTGACCGTACGATTAAACGAGATTCCGAACAGTCAAATCGATTATGTAGAACTCGTCGATTATCCGACACTCGGTATTGCCTCAAACGACTCAGATGAACTATTACTTGCGGTGGCCGTTCAGTTTGAACGGGCCCGATTGATTGATAATGTGATTTGGAAGAAGGGGTGA
- the panB gene encoding 3-methyl-2-oxobutanoate hydroxymethyltransferase codes for MHTMTSLLKKMNEQEKLVMLTAYDYPSAKLAEAAGVDLILVGDSLGMVVLGYDSTIPVTTEDMLHHSKAVRRGARNTFVVVDMPFATYHGDFDRTLQAASRMFQEGHADAIKLEGAGEVLQTIERLTQVGMPCVAHLGLTPQSVGVLEGYKVQGKSLEAAEMLLRDSLDAERAGAKMLVLECVPHQLAKRIAEELTIPVIGIGAGADVDGQVLVYHDVLKYGVDRLPKFVQAYADVSEVATDAIRSYVEETKNGHFPLERHTFTMDESLLDSLYGGK; via the coding sequence ATGCACACGATGACTTCGTTATTAAAAAAGATGAATGAGCAGGAAAAGCTCGTCATGTTGACGGCGTATGACTATCCATCAGCCAAACTTGCCGAGGCGGCTGGGGTAGATTTGATTTTGGTCGGCGACTCACTCGGTATGGTCGTCCTCGGTTACGACTCGACAATCCCCGTGACAACGGAAGATATGCTCCATCATTCGAAAGCAGTGCGCCGTGGAGCACGAAATACGTTCGTCGTTGTGGATATGCCATTTGCGACATATCATGGAGATTTTGATCGGACGCTTCAAGCAGCTTCTCGCATGTTCCAAGAAGGCCATGCGGATGCCATCAAACTAGAAGGTGCCGGTGAAGTACTTCAAACGATTGAACGTCTCACTCAAGTAGGAATGCCTTGTGTTGCCCATCTAGGATTGACTCCTCAATCGGTTGGGGTGCTAGAAGGATATAAAGTACAAGGAAAGTCTCTCGAGGCTGCTGAAATGCTCCTTCGTGATAGCTTAGATGCTGAACGGGCTGGTGCGAAGATGCTCGTTCTCGAATGTGTCCCTCATCAATTGGCAAAACGAATCGCGGAAGAATTGACGATTCCTGTCATCGGAATCGGTGCGGGAGCGGATGTCGACGGTCAAGTCCTCGTCTACCATGACGTCTTGAAATATGGAGTCGATCGTCTCCCTAAATTCGTTCAAGCGTATGCGGATGTGAGTGAAGTGGCGACTGATGCCATCCGTTCTTATGTCGAAGAGACGAAGAATGGTCACTTCCCGCTTGAACGCCATACGTTCACGATGGATGAGTCACTACTCGACTCGTTGTATGGAGGAAAATGA
- a CDS encoding biotin--[acetyl-CoA-carboxylase] ligase: protein MASTRGRVLTLLQDGEVWSGQELARQLNISRTAIWKHIETLKQDGYAIHTIPRKGYQLLEQSDRFDEPAFVSFRKGRFGQVVHAFDQVDTTQRIAHELAQQHVTEGTLVISEEQTSGRGQLGRNWHNPKHVNIAASVILRPELPIRDASKLTLMAASAFARALNNRNIDVTIKWPNDLLMNGKKIGGILTEMQTEGDRIQAVILGFGINVNGEEIPTELAHRASSLYLETETKYHRSEILADLLTELEIEYDQFLESGFAPIRTNWMRHAAYLNETVTIHASRTTRTGVMRGISDEGALLLEEEGKIESIYSAEIAVWND from the coding sequence ATGGCTTCAACGCGCGGGCGTGTCCTGACATTATTACAAGACGGTGAAGTATGGAGCGGTCAAGAGCTGGCACGTCAATTAAATATTTCACGTACCGCTATTTGGAAACATATCGAAACCCTTAAACAAGACGGATATGCGATTCATACCATTCCAAGGAAAGGATATCAATTGCTTGAACAGAGTGATCGGTTTGATGAGCCAGCCTTTGTCTCGTTTCGTAAAGGACGTTTCGGTCAAGTCGTCCATGCGTTCGATCAGGTCGATACGACACAACGAATTGCGCATGAACTCGCACAACAACACGTGACGGAAGGAACGCTCGTCATCAGCGAAGAACAGACGTCGGGTCGTGGGCAACTTGGTCGTAACTGGCATAATCCGAAGCATGTTAATATTGCGGCGAGCGTTATCCTGAGACCGGAGTTGCCGATTCGAGATGCGTCGAAATTGACCTTGATGGCAGCAAGTGCGTTCGCAAGGGCGCTCAACAACCGAAATATCGATGTGACAATCAAATGGCCGAATGATTTACTGATGAATGGAAAGAAAATTGGCGGCATTTTGACAGAGATGCAGACGGAAGGCGATCGTATCCAGGCGGTCATCTTAGGTTTTGGGATAAATGTAAACGGTGAAGAAATACCGACAGAGCTAGCGCACCGGGCCAGCTCACTCTATCTAGAGACCGAGACAAAATATCATCGAAGCGAGATACTAGCCGACCTATTAACAGAACTCGAAATCGAGTACGATCAATTCCTCGAGTCAGGATTTGCGCCGATTCGCACAAATTGGATGCGACATGCTGCTTATTTGAATGAAACGGTTACTATACATGCTTCCCGAACAACTCGCACGGGCGTAATGCGAGGTATTTCCGATGAAGGAGCTTTACTTCTTGAAGAAGAAGGAAAGATTGAATCGATTTACTCTGCAGAGATTGCAGTGTGGAATGATTGA
- a CDS encoding CCA tRNA nucleotidyltransferase yields the protein MTEWEYAKKIIETIEYHGGEAYIVGGAVRDYVLGSLPDDIDLATSLFPEEVMTLFPKAVPTGIEHGTVTVILNHHPFEVTTFRSEGSYSDSRRPDHVALGVSLEEDLLRRDFTMNAMAFHDGQVVDLFGGQHDLEERIIRTVGSPYERFGEDALRIMRALRFMSQLDFTLHEELRHAANRLGHRLEHIAMERIAIEFEKLLTGPAYRRALGEMIELGIHHYLPNVSTELMRCVQEDVRTPVNAVSGWALFIYHAKDEDWLLPWKRSNTIKREARTLARLCEVGLDTMTVYLTDEHTLSTYFRMNGESDRSHELKQSLPMKSRKEMMFNGRDALELGARGETIKHLLADLEQRVVLQEVPNHETVLKEEAKRWLQRAGVS from the coding sequence CCTATATTGTCGGTGGCGCCGTACGCGATTATGTGCTCGGGAGTTTGCCAGACGATATTGATTTGGCGACCTCACTTTTTCCTGAAGAGGTAATGACGCTGTTCCCGAAAGCAGTCCCGACCGGTATTGAACATGGAACGGTCACCGTCATTCTCAATCATCACCCGTTCGAGGTGACGACATTCCGTTCGGAAGGCTCGTATTCGGATTCGAGACGGCCCGACCATGTCGCGCTAGGGGTGTCGCTAGAAGAAGATTTGTTGCGTCGTGATTTCACGATGAACGCGATGGCATTCCATGATGGGCAAGTCGTTGATTTGTTTGGTGGTCAACATGACCTTGAGGAACGAATCATCCGGACGGTCGGAAGCCCATACGAGCGGTTCGGAGAGGACGCCCTACGCATTATGCGTGCACTCCGGTTTATGTCGCAGCTCGACTTCACGTTGCATGAGGAGTTGCGCCACGCAGCGAATAGGCTTGGTCACAGGCTCGAACACATTGCGATGGAGCGCATCGCAATCGAATTTGAAAAACTGTTGACCGGTCCTGCCTACAGACGGGCGTTAGGTGAAATGATTGAGCTCGGTATTCATCACTACTTACCGAACGTTTCGACAGAACTGATGCGATGTGTACAGGAAGACGTGCGAACACCGGTGAATGCGGTCAGTGGATGGGCGCTCTTTATCTATCATGCGAAAGACGAGGATTGGCTTCTGCCGTGGAAACGATCTAACACTATTAAACGAGAGGCACGTACGCTTGCACGATTATGTGAGGTGGGACTTGATACGATGACCGTTTATCTGACGGACGAACACACGCTCTCGACCTATTTCCGAATGAACGGAGAAAGTGACCGTAGCCACGAACTGAAACAGTCGCTTCCGATGAAATCACGCAAAGAGATGATGTTTAACGGACGAGATGCCCTTGAACTCGGGGCGAGAGGGGAAACCATCAAGCATCTGTTGGCCGACCTTGAACAGCGCGTCGTCTTACAAGAGGTGCCGAACCACGAGACTGTATTGAAAGAGGAGGCGAAACGATGGCTTCAACGCGCGGGCGTGTCCTGA